One genomic window of Bradyrhizobium sp. CCGE-LA001 includes the following:
- a CDS encoding phosphopantetheine-binding protein: MQAFDTDLRNRIIKLVKGILEQNSLTADVTLQAKLVDVGLTSMDMVNLMLGVEAEFDFTIPQSEITPENFQSVETLERMVAAQLQLANAA; this comes from the coding sequence ATGCAGGCCTTCGATACCGATTTGCGCAATCGCATCATCAAGCTGGTGAAGGGGATTCTCGAACAGAATTCGCTCACCGCTGACGTCACGCTGCAGGCGAAGCTGGTCGATGTCGGCCTCACCTCGATGGACATGGTCAATTTGATGCTCGGCGTCGAAGCCGAGTTCGACTTCACCATCCCGCAATCCGAAATCACGCCGGAGAATTTCCAGTCCGTCGAGACGCTGGAGCGGATGGTCGCGGCCCAGCTGCAGCTGGCGAACGCCGCTTAA
- a CDS encoding acyl-CoA dehydrogenase family protein, which produces MNVREAVLTVDEMQTNFLEQGPSLVERAARTAAAAAADADGVDRDARFPHKAFEVAREQKLLGVMIPVEFGGFGASIYDVTDICYTLGRACASTAMIYAMHQTKVACVIRHGHGIPWMETMMRRVARDQWLLASSTTEGQNGGNIRASAAAVDHAGDTVSLVRDATVISYGAEADGLVTIARRATDAAASDQVLLALAKDDYSLKRTLGWETLGMRGTCSTGFELKVDCPADRVFPESYDKIHAQTMTPFAHLCWSSAWAGIAAAAVTRAQAFIRRAARSSGGQMPPAAAHFTAAKMSLAKLRALIAANIDAFARAEHDERALSSLDFQSSITLLKVQASELAVETVMHAMRTAGLSGYRNDGEFTMGRHLRDVLSSPIMINNDRILANAATSTLMSGVPSSLHD; this is translated from the coding sequence ATGAACGTGCGTGAAGCAGTCCTCACTGTCGACGAAATGCAGACGAACTTCCTCGAGCAGGGTCCCTCCCTGGTCGAACGTGCCGCGCGGACGGCCGCAGCGGCTGCGGCCGACGCCGACGGGGTCGATCGCGACGCCCGCTTCCCCCACAAGGCCTTCGAGGTGGCGCGCGAGCAGAAACTGCTCGGCGTCATGATCCCGGTTGAGTTCGGCGGCTTCGGCGCCTCGATCTACGACGTCACCGATATCTGCTACACGCTTGGGCGCGCCTGCGCGTCGACCGCGATGATCTACGCGATGCACCAGACCAAGGTGGCCTGCGTTATCAGGCACGGCCACGGCATCCCCTGGATGGAAACCATGATGCGCCGGGTCGCCCGCGACCAGTGGCTGCTCGCCTCCTCCACGACCGAAGGCCAGAACGGTGGCAACATCCGCGCCAGCGCGGCCGCCGTCGACCACGCCGGCGACACCGTTTCGCTGGTCCGCGACGCCACCGTGATCTCCTACGGGGCCGAAGCCGATGGCCTCGTCACCATCGCGCGACGCGCCACCGATGCGGCGGCCTCCGACCAGGTGCTGCTGGCGCTTGCCAAGGACGATTACTCGCTGAAGCGGACGCTGGGCTGGGAAACGCTCGGCATGCGCGGCACCTGCTCGACCGGCTTCGAGCTGAAGGTCGATTGCCCCGCCGACCGTGTCTTCCCGGAATCCTATGACAAGATCCATGCCCAGACCATGACGCCGTTCGCGCATCTGTGCTGGTCGTCGGCCTGGGCCGGCATTGCCGCTGCGGCCGTGACCCGCGCGCAGGCGTTCATCCGCAGGGCGGCTCGCTCGTCGGGCGGCCAGATGCCGCCGGCTGCGGCGCACTTCACGGCCGCGAAAATGTCGCTGGCCAAGCTGCGCGCGCTGATCGCCGCCAACATCGACGCCTTCGCCCGCGCCGAGCATGACGAGCGCGCGCTGAGCTCGCTCGACTTCCAGTCCTCGATCACACTCTTGAAGGTGCAGGCGTCCGAGCTCGCGGTCGAAACCGTGATGCACGCGATGCGCACGGCGGGCCTTTCCGGCTACCGCAACGACGGCGAGTTCACCATGGGCCGTCACCTGCGCGACGTGCTGTCGTCGCCGATCATGATCAACAACGATCGCATACTCGCCAACGCCGCGACATCGACCTTGATGAGCGGCGTGCCATCGAGCCTTCACGACTGA
- a CDS encoding amino acid--[acyl-carrier-protein] ligase, with protein sequence MNIAVLPDSPETAPQLIDPLDHLADKLFHPMGSDGVYARTALYEGVVERLAALITGHREAGTEVMRFPPVMSRAQLEKSGYLKSFPNLLGCVCGLHGTEREINAAVSRFDAGGDWTTSLSPADLVLSPAACYPVYPIAASRGQLPKGGLRFDVAADCFRREPSKHLDRLQSFRMREYVCIGTADDVADFRERWMVRAQAIARDLGLTFRVDYASDPFFGRVGQMKAVSQKQQQLKFELLIPLRSEEQPTACMSFNYHREHFGTTWGIQDANGEPAHTGCVAFGMDRLAVAMFHTHGTDLSAWPAKVREIMGMQPRASADAHGEGWR encoded by the coding sequence ATGAACATTGCCGTCCTCCCCGATTCGCCCGAGACCGCGCCGCAACTCATCGATCCGCTCGATCATCTCGCCGACAAGCTGTTCCATCCGATGGGCTCGGACGGCGTCTACGCCCGCACCGCGCTTTACGAGGGCGTCGTCGAGCGGCTCGCTGCGCTGATCACCGGCCACCGCGAGGCCGGTACCGAGGTGATGCGCTTTCCGCCCGTGATGAGCCGGGCTCAGCTGGAGAAATCCGGCTACCTCAAGAGCTTTCCGAACCTGCTCGGCTGCGTCTGCGGCCTGCACGGCACCGAGCGCGAGATCAACGCCGCAGTGAGCCGCTTCGACGCCGGCGGCGACTGGACCACCTCGCTGTCGCCGGCCGACCTCGTGCTGTCGCCGGCCGCCTGCTATCCCGTCTACCCGATCGCCGCAAGCCGCGGTCAGTTGCCGAAGGGTGGCCTGCGCTTCGACGTCGCCGCCGACTGCTTCCGCCGCGAACCGTCCAAGCATCTCGACCGGCTGCAATCGTTCCGGATGCGCGAATATGTCTGCATCGGCACGGCCGATGACGTCGCTGACTTCCGCGAACGCTGGATGGTCCGCGCGCAGGCGATCGCCCGCGACCTCGGCCTGACCTTCCGCGTCGACTATGCCAGCGATCCCTTCTTCGGCCGCGTCGGCCAGATGAAAGCGGTGAGCCAGAAGCAGCAGCAGCTCAAATTCGAGCTCCTGATCCCGCTGCGCTCGGAAGAGCAGCCGACCGCCTGCATGAGCTTCAACTATCACCGCGAACATTTCGGCACGACCTGGGGCATCCAGGACGCCAATGGCGAGCCGGCCCACACCGGCTGTGTCGCTTTCGGCATGGACCGGCTCGCGGTTGCCATGTTCCACACCCACGGCACAGATCTTTCCGCCTGGCCCGCGAAGGTCCGCGAGATCATGGGCATGCAGCCACGCGCTTCGGCCGATGCCCATGGCGAAGGCTGGCGCTAA
- a CDS encoding PAS-domain containing protein — protein MTSTRDNELGAARREQGPEALVALSQLALDHMEQGVCVYDADNRIVLVNQRYLSFFDMSAEFVRVGTSYREVLAHSASRGNFPESELDALYSARIAQIAGGKPFRTEQRLASGIVMALELKPLPGGGWMTICDDVSRLARLEAELLVQTERSQHALSNMSHGLIMYDAESRVVVCNERFLKLYNLDADIVKPGVSHCTVIEHWMSRGNLPGMQGDEFHQSRLDDVRARKAKTLLVMRYDGRMVQAVSRFLPDGGWVTVHEDVTERLQYEETLRQQNFILDAALENMAHGLAFYDSDMRLRVCNTTYRKIYLLSPEETRPGTHLSELIERSMANGAFASEYSPQQLMEAASARIASRDSSPMRRRMSNGTVISVRYCALPDGGFVATYEDITEREHAVEELSEQYRRFDAALNNMSQGLCMLDSSLRVIVCNRRYIEMYELSPEIVKPGVSMREIMEHSCELGIHPNTTGARLYADYVERLREGEHTLHRHLSDGRIIKLNHKRMEHGGWVVTYEDVTERHKAQARVAHMARHDSLTDLPNRTLFREKMSEGLNQVAIAGGAMAVLCFDLDNFKTVNDRLGHAAGDRLLRWVAARLKENVGEHDTVARLGGDEFAVLQRGPQPQSAEKLARHLVEIIGHPPPLENQSIHVGVSVGIAIAPDHGLDADELMKCADLALYQAKAKGRGAYQLFEPEMEEEARSRHALEHDLRGALEAHEFHLVFQPQVRLDNSELTGFEALLRWKHPSRGFVSPAEFIPIAEETGLIVPIGEWVLRSACATAVSWPDVTVAVNLSPVQFRSRGLVAMVTSALAEAGLPPHRLELEVTETALLDDSEATIEILHQLRTLGVRVSLDDFGVGYSSLSYLRKFPFDRIKIDRSFVGTLGESPESVAIVRTIASLGTVLGVETTAEGVETEEQLDFVRECGCTAVQGYYFGKPCPAAEVRHAIETLSTFRRVA, from the coding sequence ATGACGTCGACCCGCGACAACGAGCTTGGTGCCGCACGCCGCGAACAGGGCCCGGAAGCCCTGGTTGCGCTGAGCCAGCTCGCGCTCGACCATATGGAGCAGGGCGTCTGCGTCTACGATGCCGACAACCGGATCGTGCTGGTCAATCAGCGCTATCTCTCCTTTTTCGACATGTCGGCCGAATTCGTCCGGGTGGGAACGAGCTATCGCGAGGTGCTCGCGCACAGCGCGAGCCGCGGCAATTTTCCGGAAAGCGAGCTCGACGCGCTGTATTCGGCGCGGATCGCTCAGATCGCAGGCGGCAAACCGTTCCGAACCGAGCAGCGGCTCGCAAGCGGCATCGTCATGGCGCTCGAGCTGAAGCCGCTGCCTGGCGGCGGGTGGATGACGATCTGCGACGACGTCAGCCGGCTCGCCCGGCTCGAGGCGGAATTGCTTGTGCAGACCGAGCGCAGCCAGCATGCGCTCTCCAACATGTCGCACGGCCTGATCATGTACGACGCCGAGAGCCGCGTCGTGGTCTGCAACGAGCGCTTTCTGAAGCTCTACAACCTCGACGCCGACATCGTGAAGCCCGGCGTCTCGCACTGTACGGTGATCGAGCACTGGATGTCGCGCGGCAATTTACCGGGCATGCAGGGCGACGAATTTCACCAGAGCCGTCTGGATGACGTGCGCGCCAGGAAAGCGAAGACCCTGCTGGTGATGCGCTACGACGGACGCATGGTGCAGGCGGTCTCCCGCTTTCTGCCCGACGGCGGCTGGGTGACGGTGCATGAGGACGTCACCGAGCGGCTGCAATACGAGGAGACGCTGCGGCAGCAGAACTTCATCCTCGATGCGGCTCTCGAGAACATGGCGCACGGGCTCGCCTTCTACGACAGCGACATGCGCCTGCGCGTCTGCAACACCACCTACCGCAAGATCTACCTGTTGTCGCCGGAGGAGACCAGGCCCGGCACGCATCTTTCCGAACTGATCGAGCGGTCGATGGCCAACGGCGCGTTCGCTTCCGAATACAGTCCGCAACAGCTCATGGAAGCCGCGAGCGCGAGGATTGCGAGCCGCGATTCCTCGCCGATGCGACGACGCATGTCGAACGGCACCGTCATCTCGGTGCGCTATTGCGCGCTGCCAGATGGCGGCTTCGTGGCCACCTACGAGGACATCACCGAGCGCGAGCACGCGGTCGAAGAACTGAGCGAACAATATCGCCGCTTCGATGCCGCGTTGAACAATATGAGCCAGGGCCTGTGCATGCTCGATTCGAGTCTGCGCGTGATTGTCTGCAATCGCCGCTACATCGAGATGTACGAGCTGTCGCCCGAGATCGTGAAGCCCGGCGTCTCTATGCGCGAGATCATGGAGCACAGCTGCGAGCTCGGCATCCATCCGAACACCACCGGTGCGCGGCTCTATGCCGATTACGTCGAGCGGCTGCGCGAGGGCGAGCATACTCTGCACCGCCATTTGAGCGACGGCCGCATCATCAAGCTCAATCACAAGCGGATGGAGCATGGCGGCTGGGTCGTCACCTATGAGGACGTCACCGAGCGCCACAAGGCCCAGGCCCGCGTCGCGCACATGGCGCGCCACGATTCGCTGACCGACCTGCCCAACCGCACGCTGTTCCGCGAGAAGATGAGCGAAGGGTTGAACCAGGTCGCGATCGCCGGCGGCGCGATGGCCGTGCTGTGCTTCGACCTCGACAATTTCAAGACCGTCAACGATCGCCTCGGCCACGCCGCCGGCGACCGGCTGCTGCGCTGGGTCGCGGCGCGACTGAAGGAGAATGTCGGCGAGCACGACACCGTCGCACGGCTGGGCGGCGACGAGTTCGCCGTGCTCCAGCGCGGACCACAGCCGCAATCGGCCGAAAAGCTCGCCCGCCACCTGGTCGAGATCATCGGCCACCCGCCGCCGCTGGAAAACCAATCGATCCATGTCGGCGTCTCCGTCGGGATCGCGATCGCGCCCGATCACGGGCTCGATGCCGACGAACTGATGAAATGCGCCGACCTCGCCCTCTACCAGGCCAAGGCCAAGGGACGCGGCGCCTATCAGCTGTTCGAGCCCGAGATGGAGGAAGAGGCGCGCAGCCGGCACGCGCTGGAGCACGACCTGCGCGGCGCCCTGGAGGCGCATGAGTTCCATCTGGTGTTCCAGCCGCAGGTCCGCCTCGACAACTCCGAGCTCACCGGCTTCGAGGCGCTGCTGCGCTGGAAGCATCCCTCGCGCGGCTTCGTCTCGCCGGCCGAATTCATTCCGATCGCGGAAGAGACCGGGCTGATCGTCCCGATCGGCGAATGGGTGCTGCGCAGCGCCTGTGCGACCGCCGTGTCCTGGCCCGACGTCACCGTCGCGGTCAACCTGTCGCCGGTGCAGTTCCGCTCGCGCGGCTTGGTGGCGATGGTCACGAGCGCGCTTGCCGAAGCCGGCCTGCCGCCACACCGGCTCGAGCTCGAGGTCACCGAGACGGCATTGCTCGACGACAGCGAGGCGACGATTGAGATTCTCCACCAGCTCCGCACCTTAGGGGTGCGGGTCAGCCTCGACGATTTCGGCGTCGGCTATTCCTCGCTGAGCTATCTGCGCAAATTCCCGTTCGATCGCATCAAGATCGATCGCTCCTTCGTCGGCACGCTCGGCGAAAGCCCGGAGAGCGTCGCCATCGTCCGCACCATTGCCAGCCTCGGCACCGTGCTCGGCGTCGAGACCACGGCGGAGGGCGTAGAGACCGAGGAGCAGCTCGACTTCGTCCGCGAATGCGGCTGCACCGCGGTGCAGGGCTATTATTTCGGCAAGCCGTGCCCGGCGGCCGAGGTCCGCCATGCCATCGAGACGCTGAGCACGTTCCGGCGCGTGGCGTAG
- a CDS encoding tripartite tricarboxylate transporter substrate binding protein has product MLRYGLKTIAFAAVHAVMGAVLTTGANAQDYPTKPITLIVPWPAGGSTDISMRAIADSASKVLGQPIVIDNKAGGGGTVGPATMAAGAKPDGYTISQIPITVFRLPLMQEVSWDPAKDFSYIVHLTGYTFGVTTSAESQFKSWKDVVEFAKANPGKVTYATPGAGTSLHIGMEQIAGMAGIKLTQVPFKGGAETNAAVLGQHTMLQADSTGWRPLVDAGKLKLLMVWTGTRSPNYPDVPTLKELGYPMVYDSPFGIAGPKGMDPKIVAKLHDAFKKALDDPAVIATLAKFDMVPNYKNTEDYKKFVVEVTESERKVIETLGLAKK; this is encoded by the coding sequence ATGTTGCGATACGGGCTGAAGACGATTGCCTTTGCCGCCGTGCATGCGGTCATGGGTGCAGTGCTCACCACTGGCGCCAATGCGCAGGATTATCCCACCAAACCCATCACGCTGATCGTGCCATGGCCGGCCGGTGGCTCGACCGACATCTCGATGCGCGCAATCGCCGACAGCGCTTCGAAGGTCCTGGGGCAGCCGATCGTGATCGACAACAAAGCCGGCGGCGGCGGCACGGTGGGGCCTGCGACCATGGCAGCGGGGGCGAAGCCGGACGGCTACACCATCTCGCAGATTCCGATTACCGTATTCCGCCTGCCCTTGATGCAGGAGGTGTCGTGGGATCCGGCGAAGGATTTCAGCTACATCGTCCACCTCACCGGCTACACCTTCGGTGTCACCACCAGCGCGGAGTCGCAGTTCAAGAGCTGGAAGGACGTGGTGGAGTTCGCCAAGGCCAACCCGGGCAAGGTGACCTACGCAACCCCCGGTGCCGGCACCTCGCTGCATATCGGGATGGAGCAGATCGCTGGGATGGCCGGCATCAAGCTGACGCAGGTGCCGTTCAAGGGCGGCGCGGAGACCAATGCCGCCGTGCTCGGCCAGCACACGATGCTTCAGGCCGATTCCACGGGATGGCGACCGCTGGTCGACGCCGGCAAGCTGAAACTGCTGATGGTGTGGACCGGTACCCGTTCACCGAATTACCCTGATGTGCCGACGCTGAAGGAGCTTGGCTATCCCATGGTCTATGATTCCCCGTTCGGCATCGCCGGCCCGAAGGGAATGGATCCCAAGATCGTCGCTAAGCTGCACGATGCCTTCAAGAAGGCGCTCGACGACCCCGCGGTGATCGCGACGCTCGCCAAGTTCGACATGGTCCCGAACTACAAGAACACCGAGGACTACAAGAAGTTCGTCGTCGAGGTCACGGAGTCCGAACGCAAGGTGATCGAGACGCTTGGGCTGGCGAAGAAGTAG
- a CDS encoding tripartite tricarboxylate transporter TctB family protein, translating into MNDQTNVKLRLSNSELWGGLIGLAIGGFVIWQGLKLKLGTINDPGSGYVLFYTGILICVFAGSIIISAVTEGGPTLASRWENARWGKPLLVIACLAAFSLALEPLGFLLSSIPLVLLLLRLIDPVRWTLAVPIAVLVPMGMWWVLKRLLLIQLPSGLFGIG; encoded by the coding sequence ATGAACGACCAAACCAACGTCAAACTCCGCCTCAGCAACTCCGAGCTCTGGGGCGGCTTGATCGGGCTCGCGATCGGCGGCTTCGTGATCTGGCAGGGCCTGAAGCTCAAGCTCGGCACCATCAATGATCCCGGCTCCGGCTACGTGCTGTTCTACACCGGCATCCTGATCTGCGTGTTCGCAGGCTCCATCATCATCTCCGCCGTCACCGAAGGCGGGCCTACCCTGGCCTCGCGCTGGGAGAATGCACGCTGGGGCAAGCCGCTTCTCGTCATCGCCTGCCTCGCCGCATTCTCTCTTGCGTTGGAACCGCTGGGCTTCCTGTTGTCATCGATCCCTTTGGTGCTGCTGCTGTTGCGGCTGATCGACCCCGTGCGCTGGACGCTGGCGGTCCCGATCGCCGTGCTGGTGCCGATGGGCATGTGGTGGGTGCTCAAGCGCCTGCTCTTGATCCAGTTGCCCTCCGGCCTGTTCGGGATCGGCTGA
- a CDS encoding tripartite tricarboxylate transporter permease: MDTLANVAHGFGVALTGINLLYCFIGVFIGTLVGVLPGIGPISAMSLLLPVTLSGTPESGIIMMAGIYYGSMYGGSTTSILVNIPGEAASVVTCIDGHQMAKQGRAGPALGISAFGSFIAGTFALIALMLVAPRLASIAIAFGPAEYFSLMVLGLVVLTFLTQGSMPKALLMACIGVVLGLVGLDSITAQPRLTFGRMELIDGIGLVPVVMGLFGVAEVLLNTEQAIKRDIIDTKITQLLPSKADWQASAGPVGRGTLLGFLLGILPGGGAVVASFGSYALEKRLSKTPERFGHGAIEGVAGPESANNAAAGGAFIPLMTLGIPPNVVMALLLGAFVVHGLQPGPLMITQNPGLFWGIVASMYIGNVMLLVLNLPMIGMWVQLLKLPYNILFPLIILFTIIGVYCSSNNVFDVYVMIAFGIIGYFMRKLGYEPAPLVLAFVLGPMLENNLRKSLILSQGDLWTFVQRPISATCLAFALVLLIAPLLPALRKKRELVALDEGA, encoded by the coding sequence ATGGATACGCTCGCCAATGTCGCGCACGGGTTCGGCGTCGCGCTGACTGGAATCAACCTCCTCTATTGCTTCATCGGCGTCTTCATCGGCACGCTGGTCGGCGTGCTGCCGGGCATCGGCCCGATCTCGGCGATGTCGCTGCTGCTGCCCGTAACATTGTCGGGCACGCCGGAATCCGGCATCATCATGATGGCCGGCATCTATTACGGCTCGATGTATGGCGGCTCGACCACGTCGATCCTGGTCAACATCCCCGGCGAGGCCGCTTCCGTCGTCACCTGTATCGACGGTCATCAGATGGCCAAGCAGGGCCGCGCCGGTCCCGCACTCGGCATCTCCGCCTTCGGCTCGTTCATCGCCGGCACCTTTGCGTTGATCGCCTTGATGCTGGTGGCGCCGCGGCTTGCCAGCATCGCCATCGCGTTCGGCCCGGCCGAATATTTCAGCCTGATGGTGCTCGGCCTCGTGGTGCTGACCTTCCTGACCCAGGGCTCGATGCCGAAGGCGCTGCTGATGGCCTGCATCGGCGTCGTGCTCGGACTGGTCGGGCTCGACAGCATCACGGCACAGCCGCGGCTGACCTTCGGCCGCATGGAGCTGATCGACGGCATCGGGCTCGTGCCCGTCGTGATGGGCCTCTTCGGCGTCGCCGAGGTGCTGCTCAACACCGAGCAGGCGATCAAGCGCGACATCATCGACACGAAGATCACGCAGCTATTGCCAAGCAAAGCCGATTGGCAGGCGAGCGCGGGCCCGGTAGGGCGCGGTACGCTGCTCGGTTTCCTGCTCGGTATTCTGCCGGGCGGCGGCGCTGTCGTGGCGTCGTTCGGCTCCTATGCGCTGGAGAAGCGGCTGTCGAAAACGCCGGAGCGGTTCGGCCATGGCGCCATCGAAGGCGTCGCGGGCCCCGAATCCGCCAACAACGCCGCGGCCGGCGGCGCCTTCATTCCGCTGATGACGCTCGGCATCCCGCCGAACGTGGTGATGGCGCTGCTGCTCGGCGCCTTCGTGGTTCACGGCCTGCAGCCGGGACCGCTGATGATCACGCAGAATCCCGGCCTGTTCTGGGGCATCGTCGCCAGCATGTATATCGGCAACGTTATGCTGCTGGTGCTCAATCTGCCGATGATCGGCATGTGGGTGCAGCTCTTGAAGCTGCCCTACAACATCCTGTTTCCGCTCATCATCCTCTTCACCATCATCGGCGTCTATTGCTCGAGCAACAACGTGTTCGACGTCTATGTGATGATCGCGTTCGGGATCATCGGCTATTTCATGCGCAAGCTCGGCTACGAGCCGGCGCCGCTGGTGCTCGCTTTCGTGCTTGGGCCGATGCTGGAGAACAATCTGCGCAAGTCGCTGATCCTGTCACAAGGCGATCTCTGGACCTTCGTGCAGCGGCCGATCTCGGCAACGTGCCTGGCGTTCGCGCTGGTGCTGTTGATCGCGCCGCTATTGCCCGCACTGCGCAAGAAGCGCGAACTGGTGGCGCTGGATGAAGGGGCGTGA
- a CDS encoding bifunctional diguanylate cyclase/phosphodiesterase, which yields MTPALPQASDILAALGQAVFAWDIASDVIVWGEQVSAVFPNIPAERLATGAEFAKLIEPAQTLRTAALAQTSAVHGADGTPYRVEYGVRMSASDPVVWVEETGRWFAGPDGRPTRAIGSVRINNERHARDEELSKLARLDPLTGELNRSHLIAALAESIEETTRFRSTAAFMLVGIDHLARVNDAFGFDVADAVILDVAKRIRARLRGGDVLGRFSGNKFGLILKNCTVDDMNVAAERFLAGIRDEVVPTKSGPVSVTASIGAVSVPRYARNTDEAVNRAHETLDAAKRRRVGSFAAWRPDAARDAQRRVNIRVTDEIVTALNERRIKLAYEPVVAAASRERAFHECLVRMDQGDGQVLLAPDIVPVAERLGLIRLVDHRVLELVVAELAAAPDICLSLNISPDTTMDPDWWAGIESLMQAHPGVAERLIVEITETVAIQDIDDVRAFVGRLKHFGSRIAIDDFGAGYTSFRNLRKLGVDIVKIDGAFVQNITRSADDRAFVQTLIDLARRLDIKTVAEWVQDEEAASMLRDWGCDYIQGRLIGLASAERPWGGTADSALPAAG from the coding sequence TTGACCCCTGCATTGCCGCAAGCCTCCGACATTCTGGCCGCGCTCGGCCAGGCCGTGTTCGCCTGGGACATCGCCAGCGACGTCATCGTCTGGGGTGAGCAGGTCAGCGCCGTCTTCCCGAACATTCCCGCCGAACGGCTCGCCACCGGGGCCGAGTTCGCCAAGCTGATCGAACCGGCGCAGACGCTGCGCACCGCGGCGCTGGCGCAGACCTCCGCCGTGCATGGCGCCGACGGCACGCCGTATCGGGTCGAGTACGGCGTGCGCATGAGTGCCTCCGATCCGGTGGTCTGGGTCGAGGAGACCGGCCGCTGGTTTGCCGGCCCCGACGGCCGCCCCACGCGCGCGATCGGCTCCGTCCGCATCAACAATGAGCGCCATGCCCGCGACGAGGAGCTGTCGAAGCTGGCCCGGCTCGACCCGCTGACCGGCGAGCTCAACCGCTCCCATCTGATCGCGGCGCTGGCCGAGTCCATCGAGGAGACGACCCGCTTCCGCTCGACCGCGGCCTTCATGCTGGTCGGCATCGATCACCTTGCCCGCGTCAACGACGCCTTCGGCTTCGACGTTGCCGATGCCGTGATTCTCGACGTCGCCAAGCGCATACGCGCGCGCTTGCGCGGCGGCGACGTGCTCGGCCGCTTCTCCGGCAACAAGTTCGGCCTGATCCTGAAGAACTGCACCGTCGACGATATGAACGTCGCCGCCGAGCGCTTCCTCGCCGGCATCCGCGACGAGGTGGTGCCGACCAAATCAGGCCCGGTCTCGGTCACCGCATCCATCGGCGCGGTCAGCGTGCCGCGCTATGCCCGCAACACCGATGAAGCCGTCAACCGCGCCCATGAGACGCTGGATGCCGCCAAGCGCCGCCGTGTCGGCTCGTTCGCGGCATGGCGTCCGGATGCCGCGCGCGACGCGCAGCGCCGCGTCAACATCCGCGTCACCGACGAGATCGTCACCGCGCTGAACGAACGCCGCATCAAGCTCGCCTATGAGCCGGTGGTGGCGGCCGCCTCGCGCGAACGCGCATTCCACGAATGCCTGGTGCGGATGGACCAGGGCGACGGCCAGGTGCTGCTGGCGCCCGACATCGTGCCGGTCGCCGAGCGGCTCGGGCTGATCCGCTTGGTGGATCATCGTGTGCTCGAGCTCGTGGTCGCCGAGCTCGCGGCCGCGCCCGATATCTGCCTCAGCCTCAACATCTCGCCCGACACGACGATGGATCCGGACTGGTGGGCGGGAATCGAATCGCTGATGCAGGCCCATCCCGGCGTTGCCGAGCGGCTGATCGTCGAGATCACCGAAACGGTTGCGATCCAGGACATCGACGACGTTCGCGCCTTCGTCGGCCGCCTCAAGCATTTCGGCAGTCGGATCGCCATCGACGATTTCGGTGCCGGCTACACCTCGTTCCGCAATCTGCGCAAGCTCGGCGTCGACATCGTCAAGATCGACGGCGCCTTCGTGCAGAACATCACCCGTTCCGCCGACGACCGCGCCTTCGTGCAGACCCTGATCGACCTCGCCCGCCGCCTCGACATCAAGACGGTCGCCGAATGGGTGCAGGACGAAGAGGCCGCAAGCATGCTGCGCGATTGGGGCTGCGACTACATCCAGGGGCGCCTGATCGGGCTTGCATCAGCCGAGCGGCCATGGGGCGGGACGGCGGATAGCGCGCTGCCCGCGGCGGGGTAG
- the rpmF gene encoding 50S ribosomal protein L32: MAVPRRKTSPSRRGMRRSADAIKKPTYVEDKDSGELRRPHHLDLKTGMYKGRQVLKKKES, translated from the coding sequence ATGGCCGTTCCGAGAAGAAAAACCTCGCCGTCGCGCCGTGGCATGCGCCGCTCGGCAGACGCCATCAAGAAGCCGACCTATGTCGAAGACAAGGACTCCGGCGAGCTCCGTCGTCCGCACCATCTCGACCTCAAGACCGGCATGTACAAGGGCCGTCAGGTCCTGAAAAAGAAAGAGTCCTAA